A single Ammospiza caudacuta isolate bAmmCau1 chromosome 6, bAmmCau1.pri, whole genome shotgun sequence DNA region contains:
- the BMP4 gene encoding bone morphogenetic protein 4 isoform X1, with protein sequence MDCADMPCLLDTMIPGNRMLMVVLLCQVLLGGTNHASLIPETGRKKVAELQGQAGSGRRSAQSHELLRGFETTLLQMFGLRRRPQPSKSAVIPSYMLDLYRLQSGEEEESLQEISLQYPERSTSRANTVRSFHHEEHLETVPGPSEAPRIRFVFNLSSVPENEVISSAELRLYREQVEEPSSAWERGFHRINIYEVMKPLSERAQAITRLLDTRLVHHNETRWESFDVSPAVIRWTKDKQPNHGLVIEVTHLHHAQTHQGKHVRISRSLPQGRGDWAQLRPLLVTFGHDGRGHALTRRARRSPKHQRSRKNKKNCRRHALYVDFSDVGWNDWIVAPPGYQAFYCHGDCPFPLADHLNSTNHAIVQTLVNSVNSSIPKACCVPTELSAISMLYLDEYDKVVLKNYQEMVVEGCGCR encoded by the exons ATGGACTGTGCTGATATGCCTTGCTTGCT AGACACCATGATTCCTGGTAACCGAATGCTGATGGTCGTCCTACTATGCCAAGTCCTTCTAGGAGGTACTAACCATGCTAGCCTAATCCCTGAGACCGGCAGGAAGAAAGTGGCAGAGCTTCAGGGACAAGCCGGATCCGGACGCCGCTCTGCCCAAAGCCATGAACTCTTGCGGGGTTTCGAAACAACTCTGCTGCAGATGTTTGGGCTCCGAAGGCGGCCTCAGCCCAGCAAGTCAGCCGTCATTCCTAGTTACATGCTGGATCTCTATCGACTCCAGTCcggagaagaggaggaaagcCTCCAGGAAATTAGCCTGCAGTACCCTGAGCGATCGACCAGCCGGGCAAACACCGTGAGGAGTTTCCACCATGAAG agCACCTGGAGACCGTCCCGGGTCCCAGCGAGGCGCCCCGGATCCGCTTCGTCTTCAACCTCAGCAGCGTGCCGGAAAACGAGGTGATCTCCTCGGCGGAGCTGCGGCTGTACCGGGAGCAGGTGGAGGAGCCCAGCTCGGCGTGGGAGAGGGGCTTCCACCGGATAAACATTTACGAAGTGATGAAGCCGCTGTCGGAGCGCGCCCAGGCCATTACGCGCCTGCTGGACACGCGGCTGGTGCACCACAACGAGACGCGCTGGGAGAGCTTTGATGTGAGCCCGGCCGTGATCCGGTGGACCAAGGACAAGCAGCCGAACCACGGGCTGGTGATCGAGGTCACCCACCTCCACCACGCACAGACTCATCAGGGCAAACACGTCAGGATTAGCCGATCTTTACCTCAAGGGCGTGGGGACTGGGCGCAGCTCAGGCCGCTCCTGGTCACTTTTGGGCACGACGGGCGAGGCCACGCTCTGACCCGCAGAGCCCGCCGGAGCCCCAAGCACCAGCGTTCCCgcaagaacaaaaaaaactgCCGCCGCCATGCCCTCTATGTGGATTTCAGCGACGTGGGCTGGAACGACTGGATCGTGGCACCGCCGGGCTACCAGGCGTTTTACTGCCACGGGGActgccccttccctctggcCGACCACCTCAACTCCACGAACCACGCCATCGTGCAGACGCTGGTGAACTCCGTGAACTCCAGCATTCCCAAGGCCTGCTGCGTGCCCACGGAGCTCAGCGCCATCTCCATGCTCTACCTGGATGAGTATGACAAGGTGGTCCTGAAAAACTACCAGGAGATGGTGGTGGAGGGGTGCGGGTGCCGCTGA
- the BMP4 gene encoding bone morphogenetic protein 4 isoform X2: MIPGNRMLMVVLLCQVLLGGTNHASLIPETGRKKVAELQGQAGSGRRSAQSHELLRGFETTLLQMFGLRRRPQPSKSAVIPSYMLDLYRLQSGEEEESLQEISLQYPERSTSRANTVRSFHHEEHLETVPGPSEAPRIRFVFNLSSVPENEVISSAELRLYREQVEEPSSAWERGFHRINIYEVMKPLSERAQAITRLLDTRLVHHNETRWESFDVSPAVIRWTKDKQPNHGLVIEVTHLHHAQTHQGKHVRISRSLPQGRGDWAQLRPLLVTFGHDGRGHALTRRARRSPKHQRSRKNKKNCRRHALYVDFSDVGWNDWIVAPPGYQAFYCHGDCPFPLADHLNSTNHAIVQTLVNSVNSSIPKACCVPTELSAISMLYLDEYDKVVLKNYQEMVVEGCGCR, from the exons ATGATTCCTGGTAACCGAATGCTGATGGTCGTCCTACTATGCCAAGTCCTTCTAGGAGGTACTAACCATGCTAGCCTAATCCCTGAGACCGGCAGGAAGAAAGTGGCAGAGCTTCAGGGACAAGCCGGATCCGGACGCCGCTCTGCCCAAAGCCATGAACTCTTGCGGGGTTTCGAAACAACTCTGCTGCAGATGTTTGGGCTCCGAAGGCGGCCTCAGCCCAGCAAGTCAGCCGTCATTCCTAGTTACATGCTGGATCTCTATCGACTCCAGTCcggagaagaggaggaaagcCTCCAGGAAATTAGCCTGCAGTACCCTGAGCGATCGACCAGCCGGGCAAACACCGTGAGGAGTTTCCACCATGAAG agCACCTGGAGACCGTCCCGGGTCCCAGCGAGGCGCCCCGGATCCGCTTCGTCTTCAACCTCAGCAGCGTGCCGGAAAACGAGGTGATCTCCTCGGCGGAGCTGCGGCTGTACCGGGAGCAGGTGGAGGAGCCCAGCTCGGCGTGGGAGAGGGGCTTCCACCGGATAAACATTTACGAAGTGATGAAGCCGCTGTCGGAGCGCGCCCAGGCCATTACGCGCCTGCTGGACACGCGGCTGGTGCACCACAACGAGACGCGCTGGGAGAGCTTTGATGTGAGCCCGGCCGTGATCCGGTGGACCAAGGACAAGCAGCCGAACCACGGGCTGGTGATCGAGGTCACCCACCTCCACCACGCACAGACTCATCAGGGCAAACACGTCAGGATTAGCCGATCTTTACCTCAAGGGCGTGGGGACTGGGCGCAGCTCAGGCCGCTCCTGGTCACTTTTGGGCACGACGGGCGAGGCCACGCTCTGACCCGCAGAGCCCGCCGGAGCCCCAAGCACCAGCGTTCCCgcaagaacaaaaaaaactgCCGCCGCCATGCCCTCTATGTGGATTTCAGCGACGTGGGCTGGAACGACTGGATCGTGGCACCGCCGGGCTACCAGGCGTTTTACTGCCACGGGGActgccccttccctctggcCGACCACCTCAACTCCACGAACCACGCCATCGTGCAGACGCTGGTGAACTCCGTGAACTCCAGCATTCCCAAGGCCTGCTGCGTGCCCACGGAGCTCAGCGCCATCTCCATGCTCTACCTGGATGAGTATGACAAGGTGGTCCTGAAAAACTACCAGGAGATGGTGGTGGAGGGGTGCGGGTGCCGCTGA